The sequence below is a genomic window from Halolamina litorea.
CCCACGAGCGCGAGCCACACGAGGGGATCGTCACGCCGGTCTGGGGCGGCGCGCCGCCCTACGACGACCGAGAGCGGATCCCCGACCTCCCCGTCGCCAACGTCTCCGCGAGCGAAGGGCGTGAACTGCGCGAGAAAGCCGCGAACGGCGCCAGCGTCACCGTTACGACCGAGACGACGACGGGCTGGCAGGCAGCGCCGCTGTTGCTGGCGAAGATCCCCGGCGAGGCCGCGCCCGGGACCGACGAGTTCGTGCTGGCCCACGGCCACGTCGACTCCTGGCACGTCGGCGTCACCGACAACGCCACGGGCGACGCGACGCTGCTGGAACTGGCTCGGGTGCTGAACGACCACAGCGAGGCCCTCCGGCGGGACGTGTGGGTCGCGTGGTGGCCCGGGCACTCGACGGGGCGCTACGCCGGGTCGACGTGGTTCGCCGACGAGTTCGCCGCCGACCTCGCCGAACGCTGTGTCGCTCACGTCAACATCGATTCCCCGGGCGTCGCCGACGCCACCGTCTACGACGAGCGCGTGAAGTGGATGGCCGCGGTCCACGACGTGGCGGCCAACACCATCCACGACGTGAGCGGGAAGGGCACCACCAAGGAGCGCCCGGCCCGCGCGGGCGACTACTCGTTCAACAACCTCGGGATCCCGGGCATGTCGCTCCAGTCGAGCATTCCCCAGTCGGTTCGAGACGAGCGGGGCTACCACCCCGTCGGCGGCTCGGCCGGCCACGCCGACGCCTGGCACCTCACGACCGACACCATCGAGAAGGCCGACCCGGACGTGCTGGAACGCGACACCGAGGTCTACACGCTCGCCACGGCCCGATTGAGCCGCGCGGACTGCCCAGCCGATCCGGTCCGAACCATCGACCGCATCGCCGCCGTCGCCGAGGAGTACGACGGCGCCAGTGAGTTCGACCTCGGCCCGGTCGTGGACGAACTCGACGCGCTGCGCGAGGCGACGGTCGCGTTCCTCGACGACGCCGACGGCTACCCGGCGGCGGCCGACCGGCTCGTGAAGTCGCTTACCCGGCTGAACTTCGTCACCGAGGGGGCGTTCGAACAGGACCCCGCCGAGAGCCGGGCGCCGTTACCGCGACTCGCGCCGGTCGAGCGGCTCCCCGAACTGGGCGGCGACGACGCGCGGTTCCTCGAACTGCAGCTACAGCGTGCGCGAAACGACGTCGTGGCGGAGCTCCGGCGGCTTCGACGGTCGTTGTAGGGGATAGCTCTTTACCGGTCGTCGGGAACAGTGGAGGTGATGCGGTTCGCTGCCAACATCCCGACGGCCGCCGGCGCCTCCGAGTACTCCACGCTCGCGTTCTGTGACTCGATCTCGTGGGAGAAACAACGGTCGTTCGCCCGGGCCGCCGAGGCTGCGGGCTTCGACGGCCTCGGCGTCCCCGACCACCTGCTCGCGGGCGACGACGCGACGACGGAGTGTTTCACGACGCTGACCGCCCTCGCTGGCGCCACCGAGGAAGTGACGCTGTTCCCCAAGACGGTGAACAACGAACTCCGCCACGGCCCCCTGCTGGCGAAGATGGCCGCCGACCTCGACAACGTCAGCGACGGCCGACTCAAACTCGGCATGGGCGCGGGGTGGAAGGCCGACGAGGCGCTGGCGTACGGCTACGACTGGCCCGACGCCCCGGAGCGCCTGCGTGCGATGGAGGAGACCATCGAACTCACCAAGCGCCTCTGGACTGAGGACGAGGTCGACTACGACGGCGACTACTACCAACTCGACGGCGCGACCTGTCGCCCCCGGCCACGACAGGATCCCCACCCGCCGATCATGGTCGGCGGCGGCGGCGAGGAGTTCACGCTCCGCATCGCCGCCAAGCACGCCGACGAGTGGAACTACTGGGGACCGACGGAGGTCATGTCGCACAAGATCGACGTGCTGCGGGACCACTGTGAGACCTACGACACCGACTTCGACGACATCGACGTATCGTGGTTCGCGCGCTGTATCGTCCGCGAGACCGAAGCGGAGGTCGAGGCGATCCTCGACGAGGTGCCGCGCTTCCGCGACCCCGACCCGGACGACCCGATGGCCTCGTACAACAACCTCATCGGCACGCCAGAACAGTTGGTCGCGGAGTTGGAGCCCTACGCCGACCTCGGCGTCGACGAGGTCGTGCTGGAGTTCGTCGACTTCCCTGAGCCGACTGGGGTGGAGCTGTTCGCCGAGGAAGTCGTCCCGGCGTTCCGCTGAGGGACTGTCGGGCCGACAGCCGGCGGGTTAGGCCCGCCGGTCGAGAAACGCCTCGACGGTGTCGGCAGCTTCCTCGACGTTGTGCGCGAGCTTCGAGACGCCGCGGACGGCTTTCGTCCGGGCGAATCCGGCCCGCGGACCGGTTCGATCCGGGAGCGATTCGGCGACCCGGAGGTACGGCAGCAGTTCGTGGGGGAGCGCTGGGTCGTGTTCGTGCGCCGGCGACTCCATGTACAGCGCCGGGATGAGTAGGTTGCCGAGTCGGACCTGTACGTCCTCGACGGCCGTCGCGACGCCGTCGTCGTCGACGCCGTTGGCCACCGCGGCGAAGGACTCCAGCGCGGCGTCGAGGCGGTCGAGCCGGTCGTACACCGGCCCGAAGTCGACCTCGCCCCCGGCCGCGTCGTCGATTCCCTCGGCGAGCGCGCGGATCTCCGTCGCCGTCTCCCGGTAGTCGTGGGGGAGTACTGGCGAGTTCGAGAGCCGCGAGACGATGGCCGTGTACAGCCGGGCCTCCTCGGCCATCAGATCGAAGTCGATCTTGTCACGGGTGTCCTCGGGGGTGTGCCACCACCAGCCGCCGCCGACGGGGCCGGCGTCCTCGTGGTCGGCGCTGAACCGAGCGCCCGAGAGCAGCGAGGAGAGCCCGGCGCCCCAGAACGACTGGTCGGAGTTCCGGCCCGGCCGGCTTCCGCCGCCGAGCAGGCCGCCCTCGTCCCGCGCCGTCTCCAGCGGGAGCGGGCCGTCCGCCAGCACGTCGAGGTGTTCGTCCCCGACCTCGGCCATGTGCTGGGCCCAGAGGTGGTCAGCGCCGTCGAGGCCGTTCAGGTCGATGTGGATGTAGGCGACCCCGTTTTTGCGGAGGTCGAGCCAGTTCCGGTCTGCGTAGCGGGCGCTCCCGGCGTACCGGCCCATCGAGTGGCCGGGCCAGAACCCGACGACGAGCCCACGTTTCGGCGGGTTCTCGGCGAACACGCGGGCCAGTTCCATCGACGTGGCGACGGCCGAGGCGTTGTCGGTGACACCCTCGTGCCAGGAGTCGATGTGGTTGCCGACGACGGTGTATCGGTCGCTCTCGGTGCCCTCGATGCGCGCGACCGGACACGGCAGTTCCTGCTGCTCGGTCCGGGCCTGCGTCTCGACGGCCACCTCCACGTCGTCGCCGGCGAGTCGCTCCGTCAGCCACTCGCCGTCGCTCTGGTGGATCTCCGCCACCGGGAGGTCGGGGAGTTCGTCCACGTCGTCCACCGAGGGCGAACCCCAGATGGGGGAGGCGATCATCTCGTGCAGTTGGCCCTCGGTCGGCGACTGGAACACGGCGGCCCGCGCGCCGGCCTGGTCGATCGCCCGCACGGCACCGGGGGTGGGGAGCCCTTCCGTGAAGACGACCTTCCCCGAAAGATCGGGCAGGTCAGTCGCGCTGTGGCCGACCGCGTCCACCGCGACGAGTTCGCCGCTGACCCCGCCCGGGGGCGTGCTCGCGCTGAACGCGGTGGTGATCGCGTCCTCGAACGCCGTGTGGACCGGGCTGGTGACCGTCACCGTCGCGGACACCGGGACGCTCGTGTACGCCTCGACCGTCTGCAGTTCGACGTCGACGCCTTCGGCCCCGAGTTCGTCGACGATGTACTCCGCCGCCTCCCACTGGTCGTCCGTTCCGGGATACCGTCGCAGGTCGGCCAACGCGTCGATGTGGGTCTCCAGCGCGCTCCGGTCGATCTCTCCGACGAGTCCGTCTTCCGTCGTTCTGTCGACTGTGTCAATCACACCCACAACGAGGGAACGACCGCAATAAGCGTGACGGGGGCAGCGGCCGTGAAACGGGACAAAACGCGCCTCAAACGTCGATCGCGTCCCCTACCGATCGACCGCCTCCCAGATCGCCGCCGCGCGGAGTGCGCTCGCATCGGCGCCACGTCGCCCGATGAACTGCAGTCCGACCGGGAGTCCATCGTCCGAGCCACAGGGTACCGAGACGGCCGGGTGGCCGGTGAGGTTGAACGGGCCGGTGGTGCGGACCGCTTCGTCGAGCGTGCTGTCGGCCAGGTAGTTCTCCCCCTCCCAAGCAGGCGCGACCATCGGCGTCGTCGGCCCCGCGAGCACGTCCACGCCGTCGAGTGCGTCGTCGACGCCCGCGGTTACCAACTCCCGGGCACGCTGGGCCCGTGCGTAGTACTCTTCGCCTTCGGCCAGCAGGTGCTGCCCGTAGAGGAACGCCTCCGCGGGGTAGTCGCCGAGTTCGTCGGTCCGTTCGGCGAACGCCGCTTCGACGGCCGCCGTGAACGCCGGGTCCGTCACCGATGGCTGCCAGTAGTCGTTCCCGTTCGCCTCGACGTATGCCGCGGCCTCCGTCATCGCGATGGCCCACCACGCGGGCACGGCGTACTCGAAGTCAGGGATCGATACCTCCCGGACGGTCGCGCCGGCGGCAGCGAGGGCGTCGATGGCCGCTCGCACCGTCTCGTCGACGGCACGGGCGCCGCCGAACAGTTCTTCGGGGACGCCGACGGTGAGCGTCTCGGCCGCGCCGGCGTCGATGCCGGCGACCACATCGACGTACGCCTCGGGGCTCGACCCGACCGTGGCTGCGTCCTTCGGGTCCGGTCCCGCGATGGCCGCGAGCGTCCGAGCGACGTGCTCGACCGTGTCCGCGAGGATCCCGATCTCGTCGTTCACCTTCGAGAACTGGACGAACCCCGTCAGCGGAACGAGTCCACGGCTCGGCTTCAGGCCGACGACCCCACAGAACGACGCCGGGAACCGAACCGAGCCCCCGGTATCGCTCCCGAGGGCCACGTCGGCGAGGCCGTCCGCGACGGCGACGCCGCTGCCCGCCGAGGAGCCACCCGGCTGATGGTCGGGGTCGTTGGGGTTCCGAGCCAGGCGGAACCGCATCGTCGCGGCGTCGCCGCCGAGCGCGAACTCGTCCATGTTGGCCTTGCCGACGATCCGTCCGCCGGCGTCCAGTAGCCGATCGACCGTTGTCGCGTCCTCGGCCGGGACGTGGTCCGCGAACAACGGCGACCCGCAGGTCATCGGGAGCCCCGCAACCGCGATGTTGTCCTTGACCGCGACGGTCAGCCCGGCCAGTAGCCCCTCGTCGGTTCGTTGGATGTCACACCGGGAGAGGAACGCCGCGTTCGGGTCGTCGTCCCCGTCCGGGTCCCAGTACTCTCGGTCGGGCGCGGTCGGCATGTCGAGTCCGTCGAGACGGGCCACCAGTGTGTCCTGTGTCTCCATGGCGGCCGCCTGCTCCTCCGGATCGAACCGATCCGGGTCGAGGCGCGCTCGTTCGGCGTACTCGCCGATGTCGTCGGCCGTGAGGCTCGAGTCGTCCATGTGCATTCCTCACAATCGAGCCGTCAAATAGTTTCGCCGGCGAGGTGTTCCCCGTCCCGGCCGGTGCCCCTCGCAGGGGGCGGAACATTCTTTCGTCGTACCAGAACCCTCGTGTGGCCGGCGATGACTGACCTTCGTCATGCCTCGGCGGTACAGAAGCACGCTGACTGGGTCCGGACCGCAAAAAAATCGTCGGCGGCAGGGGTTTGGCTGTCGGTCGCCGTGCCTCAGTCGTACAGAATCACGGCTGTCGGTCGCCGTGATTCAGTCGTCGCCCGCCGCTGCGGGCGCCCCACCCAACAGATCGCCGAGCTTCTCGAACTTCGGCTCGGGGTAGGTCTTCGAACTCTGCGAGATGCCGTGACGAGCCCACGACGCGGCCTGCTCCAGCGCGATGCTCGCGGGGTCGAGGAACGGTACGCCGACGCGCTCCTCGATCTCCTTATTTCGCTGGGCGAACGAGAGGCTCATACAGCCCGGGAACAGCGCCTCGGCGCCGTCCTCCTCGACGGCCGCCTTCCCTTCTCGGACCATGCGCTCGACGAGGTCGTCGTCGCCGTGGTCGATCTCCTCGACGGGGGCGTCGACTGACCGGACGCTGACACAGCGCTCCGAGAGGTGGTGTTCGTGAGCCTGCTCGTGGCTCATCGGCATCGTCTCGTCGAGGATCGTGAGCCACGAGAACCGGTCGGAGATCATCGCCGCGGTGTGGATCGTTGCCTCGGCGGGACCGACGACCGGGATGGTCAGTAGCTCCCGCAGCGCGCGGCTGCCGGGGTCGCCGAAGCAGCCGATCACCAGCGCGTCGAACTCGTCTTCGATACGGTGGGCGGTCTTCATCGAGCCGACGACACACCAGTACTCCTCGACGGCGCTCTCGATGCTCGTCGGGCCGGGACCGTCGGCTTCCACCACGGTCACGTCCACGTGGCCGGGCGTGAGTTCGTTGGCGACACGCTCGCGGCGTTCTTTCTCCTTACTGGGGAGGCCAACGCCGGGAACGAGGTAGCACACGTCGACCATCAGGCCTCACCTCCAGTGGTCCGCGCCACGGTGCGGTTCGCCCGTGCCAGTTCACCAAGCACGGTGTTCCGTTCGCGGGCGAGCCGGCTGGCGTCGAAGCCCGCTCCCTCGTCGGTTCCGGGGCGGCGTGTGAGCGTCGAGAACGCCTCTCGGAGCTCCCACGGCCCATCGATCGATACGTCGTCGAAGAGGTGCCCGTCGAACTGTTCGAGGGCGCCCCTGTTGATTGTCGGCTGGCTCATGGAGTCGCGTTCGCGCGGAAGGATGCAGGGGTCATAAAGTTTGGTAACAGTAACCACAATCTGCGCTCCCGGGACGCCGATCTCACCGCGACACCGGCCATTCTGTATCGCGTTATCAGATATATAGATACACGATGGCTATATGTGTTCGTCGAGAGACGTCGTGTTCATGACGGAGGAACCGGTCGTTCTCGGCGATCTCGAACTGACTCGGGGGGTGACGATCCAGATGACGGCTGTCGGGACGCTGGGGTTGGCAGTCGCGTTCACGCTCTTCGGGGCGCTGTACCAGACCGTCATCGGTACACCGCCGTCGCTCCAGTTCACGCCCGGGGTCGGGTGGTGGACGAGCGCGCTCGACGTGCTGGTACTCGTCGTTCTCACGGCGGTGTTCATCGTCCCCCACGAACTCCTCCACGGGCTCGCGATCCGGTACTACGGCGGCGACCCACGCTACGGCGTCGGCGTCGCGCATTTCGTCCTCCCTTACGCTTACGCGACGACCGACCACGAGTTCACGCGGAACCAGTTCATCGTCGTCCTCCTCACGCCGCTGGTCGTCATTACGACCGTCGGCCTACCCGTGATGGTGGCGCTTGAGTGGAGTTGGCTGCTCGTGCCGCTGGCAGCCAACGCGGCCGGCGCCGTCGCCGACGTGTGGATGGCGCTGACGCTGCTTGGCTACCCGGCACACGTCCGCCTCGAGGACCACAAGACGGGCGTCCGTATCGTCGGGAGAGAGGGTGATCGGCCGCGCCCGCTCTCGGTGACGGCGATGGTTTGGGACGCTCTCGTGGGTGCGGCTATCTCGGCGTTGGGAGTGTTGGTGCTACTGGCTGTCGGCGGGCCGTTCGTACTGTCGGCGATGGGTGTCGAGTCGGTCACGGTCGGCACACCCGGAACTGTCGGCTACCTGTTCTCCTTTACGAACACGCCCACGGAGATCTCGATGGGCGTCGGACCGGCGGTCTTGGGCGTCGGCGCGGTGATCGGCCTCGCGTACGCACTGATCAAGAGCTATCTGCGCGTCGCCCGCGCCTGACTCCGTGCGTACCGCTCAGGCCTGTTCGGCGCGTTCCCAGTCGGGCGACGACGTCAGGCGCGGGACCGCGTTTCGGAACTCCGCCCGCGTCGCGCCGTAGAAGCGGCTCCGGCCGACCGGGGTTCGGAGTTGGAGGATCAGCGTCTCGTCGGTGGCCTCGAACGCGGCCAGCGTCCAGCCACCGCCCGTGTGGGCCCACGTTCCGAACCGCTCGGCGTCCTCGACGATCCGACTCCCCAGCTTCCAACTCTGTCGGGTCAGCTGTCGCAGATCGAACGGTACCGTCTCCGGCAGCGACGCAGGGCCCGGGTCGTCGGCCGATGCATGCGTAGCCATACCACGCAAAAGTGGGTGCAGATTCAAAAGCGCTACTAGTCGCCTGTCGCCTCACTCCCCCACCGTGATTCGGGCCGGCCCGCTCAGAACACGAACGGGCCGCGCTGTTGGATCGGCTGGCCATAGGGTTCGCCCGCCACCGCGACGAGTCGGAGTTCGCCCTCGACGGTGGTGCCGCCGGCTTCTGAAACCGGCAGCACGTCGCCCGTGCCGAACGCCTCGCCGTCGACGGCCCCCTCGCCCTCGACGCCGAAGAGGAAGCCCGACCAGCCCTCGGGGGCGGTCCACTCCCACATCCCGTCGACGCGCACGTCCTCGTAGGTTATCTCCGTCACCGTCGAGAGCGGGGAGCCCTCGCCGACGACGGTGGTGATCGTCGCCCCCTCGACCTCGTGGGTCGGGAGTTCGTCGGCGTCCGCGTCGGCGTAGCTGGCGTCCATCTCCTTCTTCTCGCGCGGGAGGTTCACCCACAGTTGGAGGCCGTTACAGCTCGCGCCGTCGGCGGGCATCTCGGAGTGTTCGATGCCGCCGCCGGCGACGATGTGCATCGCGTCGCCCTCGTAGGCGGTGTGGGACACGCCGAGGGAGTCGCCGTGTTCCATCCCGCCGTCGAGCATGTAGGAGACGATCTCGAACCCCTTGTGTGGGTGAGTGGGGAAGCCGTCGTCGGGCTCGATGTAGAAGCGTTCGAACAGCACGAACGGGTCGAGGTTGTGCGGGTACCCCTCGGTCGGGAACGCACGCGTCGAGTTCACACCGGTCCCGTGGCGAACCGTCTCGCCGGGAATCGGGCCGTCGGTGTTGACCGTTTGGTCGAAAGACATGCTTCGAGTCACTCGGTGGCTACGGATAACCGTCACGGCGCCGGCACTCCGGAACTCTCAATATCCCTATGAAGGAAAGGCTGAGACCGACTGGATGGCTGTGATAGTCGCTTAGTAGCTACTTCACTACCTTTCAGTTCCCGAACTTGAATCCGTTTCAGCGAACGTTCTTACCGGGTGGGGTCCAACGTGGAACTGCACAATGAGCGACTACGAACTGCCGCCGCTGCCGTACGAGTACGACGCGCTGGAACCCTCGATCTCCGAGCAGGTGCTGACCTGGCACCACGACACGCACCACCAGGGCTACGTGAACGGCTGGAACAGCGCCGAGGAGACGCTGGCCGAGAACCGTGAGAACGGTGAGTTCGGCTCTTCGCCGGGTGCCATCGGGAACGTGACTCACAACGGTTCGGGTCACATCCTCCACGACCTGTTCTGGCAGTCCATGAGCCCCGAGGGCGGCGACGAGCCTTCGGGCGCGCTCGCCGACCGCATCGAGGAGGACTTCGGTTCCTTCGACGCCTGGAAGGGCGAGTTCGAGGCCGCCGCGGGCGCCGCGGGCGGCTGGGCGCTGTTAGTGTACGACTCCTTCAGCAACCAGCTCCGCAACGTCGTGGTCGACAAGCACGACCAGGGCGCCCTCTGGGGCAGCCACCCGATTCTGGCCCTCGACGTCTGGGAGCACTCGTACTACTACGACTACGGCCCGGCCCGCGGCGACTTCATCGAGGCGTTCTTCGAGGTCGTCGACTGGGAAGAGCCGTCCGCCCGCTTCGAGCAGGCGACGGAACTCTTCGAGTAAGCCAGTCACGGCGACGAGCCCATCGGGTCTCGTCCGCCAACCAGAACGCGACGTCACACAGGCTGCCGAACGGCCCTTCCACGATTCGTCCACGCACCCGGCGACGGCGGCGACGACGGTTGGCACACCCCGCTGACGGCCGCCCGGGTGCGCTTTTGCGGTCCGCCGCGCTCATAACCCCGCCAGCCGTACGCTCGCCATGGCCACGCCCGAGGGGGTCGCCGCCGACGACACCCGTCGCCAGATCATGGAGGCGACGTTCCGCGCGCTGAGCGAGCACGGCTACTCGGACCTCCGGGTCCGGGACATCGGCGCGGAGTTCGAGAAGAGCCGGACGCTGATCCACTACCACTTCGACGGCAAGCACGACCTCATCGCGTCCTTTCTGGAGTACGTCATCGAGCAGTACGAGGAGCCCGAGGCCGACGACCCGGCCGACCCGTGGGCGACGCTCTCTGCCCGGCTCGATCAGTGCCTGTTCGGCCCCGACGTTGGCGATTTCGACCACTGGGAGCGCATGACCGTCTACCACGAACTGTTCGCTCACGCGCGCCACGACGAGCGCCATCGCGCCGTCTTCACCGACCACTACGAGCAACTCCGCGGGAACCTCACTGCGGTGATCGAGGCGGGGATCGAAGAGGGGGCGTTCCGCAAGGTCGACGCCGAGTCCCTCGCACAGCTACTGACGGACGTGATCCACGCCGCACGGGCACGCCGGATCTCGTTAGGCCACGAGGACGCCCCCGATCAGGCCCGCGAGGCCGTCGACGCGTTCGTGCTCGACACCCTCGAACCCGAAAACTGAGCCGCCGTGCGTCGACTCAGAAGCCGATGTTCGAGGTCGAACTCGGGCCGTCGTCGTCCTCCAAGCCGCCCGCCTGCAGGAACTCGTAGTTGTCGTCGACGAGCACCACGTCGCCGTCCTCCACCGCCACCTCGACCGGGAGCAGCGACATCCCCGCGGCGGGCCCGTTGCTGCAGCCGCCCTCACAGGCGTCGAACATCGAGCCGTGTTTGGGACAGATGATCTCGCCGTCGCGCATCGCCGCCCCCATCCCCCGGTCGAGTTTCTGGGGCTCGTGGGGACAGTCGTTGATCCACGCTTCGACGCCGGGGTCGTCCTCGCAGGGCACGAGGATGGCCTCCCGCTCGTTGGTGAAGGCGTCCTCGACGCTGAACAGGAAGGAACTGTCCGCCGGCACCGCCGACATCGACGTGATCGTCTCCGCCATCGGCCGATCCACGCGCCCCCGGGGGAAATGCTCCCGGGTTCTGCCGGAGTCGGACTGTCCGCAGGTCAGAACGCGTGGCGGTGCCAGCCGCCGTCGACGGGGACGTGGCTCCCCGTGACGTAGTCCGCTGCCGGCGAGGAGACGAACGCCGCGACCTTGCCGAACGTCTCTGGCGACCCGAGGTCGTCGACCGGGAGGTCGGCGACGCGCCGAGCGAGCGCTTCGTCCTCCGTGATCCCCTCGCGTTCTGCGCGCTCGCGGAGCTTTTCGTCGATGCGGTCGGAAGCGATCCCCTTCGGCCCGACGCAGTTCGAGCGGACGCCGTCGGCACCGTACTCCTCGGCGAGCGTCTTCGAGAGGCCGTAGATCGCGGGCCGGAAGACGTTACACACCGCGCTGCGGGCGTCGGGCTCCATCACCGAGACGGCGACGAGGTGGGTGATCGCGCCCCCACCGTCCCGGAGCGCGGGCAGGGCGGCTTCGCAGGCACCCATCGTCGAGCGGAGGATACCCTGATAGGCGTCGTCGAAGTCGGCCAGCGAGAGCTCCGGGAGCGGTGCCGTCGACGGCCCACCGTGGTTGGTCACGAGTACGTCCAGCCCGCCCAGCGCCTCGATCGCCGCCTCGGTCCCCGACTCGACGGATTCGGGGTCGTCGAGGTCACAGACGACGTACTCGACGGCGTCGGTCGCACAGTCCGTGGCCTCACGGATCGACGCGGCGGCGGCGGCGAGTCGCTCCTCGTCGCGCGACGAGATCACCACCTGCGCGCCCTCACGGGCCAACTCCGTCGCTACCGCCTGTCCGATCCCGCTACTCGACGCGAGGACGAACGCCCGCGCGTCACGTAGTCCGATATCCATGTGAGACGCTCACGCACCGACGCGATAAGCGTGGCGCCGGGCGGGCACTGACGCCGCCACCACGGCCCCGACAACGGGGTTCCGGTACCGGTACGTCCCACCGGGGACGCTCCGCCCTTTACGTTCTTTACCGTACGGTCAAACGATGAGCCAAGACTACTCTATCGACGCCGACTGGGCCACCCAGTACATCGACGGCGAGTTCGTCCCGAGCGAGAGCGGCGAAACGATCGCCGTCGAGGACCCCTCGACGCGGGAGGACGTGACCGAGGTGCCCGCCGGCGTCGAAGCCGACGTCGACGCCGCCTACGAGGCCGCCGCCGAGGCACAGGAGTCCTGGGCCGAACAGCCCCCCGCCGCGCGGGCCGAGGTCGTCCAGAACCTCCTCGGACTGTTGGAGGAACACGAAGACGAGATCACCTCGCTGCTGACTCAGGAGGTCGGTGGCTCCCCCGCGATGGGGGCGACTTCCATCCAGATCGCCAGCGACCACGCCGGCGAGGCGGCGACGCTCCCTCGACGGATGAAAGGCGAGACCGCCGAGTCGAACATCCCGGGCAAGGAGAACCGCCTCTTCCGCGAGCCGAAGGGCGTGGTGACGGTGATCTCGCCGTGGAACTTCCCGCTGAACCTCTCGATGCGGGCGGTCGCGCCGGCCATCGCCGCCGGGAACAGCGTCGTCCTGAAGCCCTCCACGCAGTCGCCGATCACCGGCGGCCTCCTGTTCGCCAAGCTGTTGGAGGAAGCCGGCCTGCCCGAGGGCGTGCTGAACGTCGTCGTCGGCCGGGGGAGCGAGATCGGCGACCGCGTCGCCAGCCACCCCGAGAGCGACGTAGTCGCGTTCACCGGCTCCACCGAGGTCGGCCGCCACGTCGCCGGCCTCGCGGGTGAGAACCTCGCGGTGCCGGCGATGGAACTCGGCGGCAACAACGCCCACGTCGTCACGGGAGACGCCGACCTCGACCGCGCCATCGACGGCGCCGTGTTCGGGAGCTTCGTCCACCAGGGACAGGTCTGTATCTCGATCAACCGCCACATCGTCCACGAGAGCGTCTACGACGAGTACGTCGAACGCCTGACCGAGCGCGCC
It includes:
- a CDS encoding M28 family metallopeptidase codes for the protein MDQPLYEEGSPSVTGVDAAIVDDVSADEPWGVVERFAELERVSGTEDEATAMAYLRDRLDAFGVDHELFEPELYLSTPGGASIETDDGWASDTAKTVSFSADRTVEGDLVYVENDDEMDSIEAMLSVSLEGLPEDLSGTVVMSESIIPISAIGELSDRGAEAFVGIHPHEREPHEGIVTPVWGGAPPYDDRERIPDLPVANVSASEGRELREKAANGASVTVTTETTTGWQAAPLLLAKIPGEAAPGTDEFVLAHGHVDSWHVGVTDNATGDATLLELARVLNDHSEALRRDVWVAWWPGHSTGRYAGSTWFADEFAADLAERCVAHVNIDSPGVADATVYDERVKWMAAVHDVAANTIHDVSGKGTTKERPARAGDYSFNNLGIPGMSLQSSIPQSVRDERGYHPVGGSAGHADAWHLTTDTIEKADPDVLERDTEVYTLATARLSRADCPADPVRTIDRIAAVAEEYDGASEFDLGPVVDELDALREATVAFLDDADGYPAAADRLVKSLTRLNFVTEGAFEQDPAESRAPLPRLAPVERLPELGGDDARFLELQLQRARNDVVAELRRLRRSL
- a CDS encoding LLM class flavin-dependent oxidoreductase, with translation MRFAANIPTAAGASEYSTLAFCDSISWEKQRSFARAAEAAGFDGLGVPDHLLAGDDATTECFTTLTALAGATEEVTLFPKTVNNELRHGPLLAKMAADLDNVSDGRLKLGMGAGWKADEALAYGYDWPDAPERLRAMEETIELTKRLWTEDEVDYDGDYYQLDGATCRPRPRQDPHPPIMVGGGGEEFTLRIAAKHADEWNYWGPTEVMSHKIDVLRDHCETYDTDFDDIDVSWFARCIVRETEAEVEAILDEVPRFRDPDPDDPMASYNNLIGTPEQLVAELEPYADLGVDEVVLEFVDFPEPTGVELFAEEVVPAFR
- a CDS encoding M28 family peptidase; this translates as MIDTVDRTTEDGLVGEIDRSALETHIDALADLRRYPGTDDQWEAAEYIVDELGAEGVDVELQTVEAYTSVPVSATVTVTSPVHTAFEDAITTAFSASTPPGGVSGELVAVDAVGHSATDLPDLSGKVVFTEGLPTPGAVRAIDQAGARAAVFQSPTEGQLHEMIASPIWGSPSVDDVDELPDLPVAEIHQSDGEWLTERLAGDDVEVAVETQARTEQQELPCPVARIEGTESDRYTVVGNHIDSWHEGVTDNASAVATSMELARVFAENPPKRGLVVGFWPGHSMGRYAGSARYADRNWLDLRKNGVAYIHIDLNGLDGADHLWAQHMAEVGDEHLDVLADGPLPLETARDEGGLLGGGSRPGRNSDQSFWGAGLSSLLSGARFSADHEDAGPVGGGWWWHTPEDTRDKIDFDLMAEEARLYTAIVSRLSNSPVLPHDYRETATEIRALAEGIDDAAGGEVDFGPVYDRLDRLDAALESFAAVANGVDDDGVATAVEDVQVRLGNLLIPALYMESPAHEHDPALPHELLPYLRVAESLPDRTGPRAGFARTKAVRGVSKLAHNVEEAADTVEAFLDRRA
- a CDS encoding amidase, whose translation is MDDSSLTADDIGEYAERARLDPDRFDPEEQAAAMETQDTLVARLDGLDMPTAPDREYWDPDGDDDPNAAFLSRCDIQRTDEGLLAGLTVAVKDNIAVAGLPMTCGSPLFADHVPAEDATTVDRLLDAGGRIVGKANMDEFALGGDAATMRFRLARNPNDPDHQPGGSSAGSGVAVADGLADVALGSDTGGSVRFPASFCGVVGLKPSRGLVPLTGFVQFSKVNDEIGILADTVEHVARTLAAIAGPDPKDAATVGSSPEAYVDVVAGIDAGAAETLTVGVPEELFGGARAVDETVRAAIDALAAAGATVREVSIPDFEYAVPAWWAIAMTEAAAYVEANGNDYWQPSVTDPAFTAAVEAAFAERTDELGDYPAEAFLYGQHLLAEGEEYYARAQRARELVTAGVDDALDGVDVLAGPTTPMVAPAWEGENYLADSTLDEAVRTTGPFNLTGHPAVSVPCGSDDGLPVGLQFIGRRGADASALRAAAIWEAVDR
- a CDS encoding aspartate/glutamate racemase family protein — translated: MVDVCYLVPGVGLPSKEKERRERVANELTPGHVDVTVVEADGPGPTSIESAVEEYWCVVGSMKTAHRIEDEFDALVIGCFGDPGSRALRELLTIPVVGPAEATIHTAAMISDRFSWLTILDETMPMSHEQAHEHHLSERCVSVRSVDAPVEEIDHGDDDLVERMVREGKAAVEEDGAEALFPGCMSLSFAQRNKEIEERVGVPFLDPASIALEQAASWARHGISQSSKTYPEPKFEKLGDLLGGAPAAAGDD
- a CDS encoding DUF3267 domain-containing protein, producing the protein MTEEPVVLGDLELTRGVTIQMTAVGTLGLAVAFTLFGALYQTVIGTPPSLQFTPGVGWWTSALDVLVLVVLTAVFIVPHELLHGLAIRYYGGDPRYGVGVAHFVLPYAYATTDHEFTRNQFIVVLLTPLVVITTVGLPVMVALEWSWLLVPLAANAAGAVADVWMALTLLGYPAHVRLEDHKTGVRIVGREGDRPRPLSVTAMVWDALVGAAISALGVLVLLAVGGPFVLSAMGVESVTVGTPGTVGYLFSFTNTPTEISMGVGPAVLGVGAVIGLAYALIKSYLRVARA